In Candidatus Binatia bacterium, a single window of DNA contains:
- a CDS encoding ABC transporter ATP-binding protein — protein sequence MAGQDGLFSSGGAEIEVSGLTKVYKTGDIEALVLRGLDLGVAAGQAVAVMGPSGCGKTTFFNLLGGVDVPSGGEIRLKEPKGPTIINSLSERELEQYRLKKTGYIFQLFNLIPILTAEENVALPLMIAGVSAAERKERARALLELVGLKDKAGKRPDEMSGGEQQRVAIAVALANDPPLLLADEPTGNLDSKNTIVVTDLLVSLAERYGKTVLMATHDSKVADKVHKVYHMEDGRLNGG from the coding sequence ATGGCGGGACAGGACGGACTTTTCTCATCGGGCGGCGCCGAGATCGAAGTCTCCGGACTCACCAAGGTTTACAAAACCGGCGACATCGAGGCGCTGGTGCTTCGAGGACTCGATCTCGGGGTCGCGGCCGGTCAGGCCGTCGCCGTCATGGGCCCGAGCGGCTGCGGCAAGACGACGTTCTTCAACCTCTTGGGAGGAGTGGACGTACCGAGCGGCGGCGAGATTCGCTTGAAGGAGCCCAAGGGCCCGACGATCATCAACTCACTCTCCGAAAGAGAGCTGGAGCAGTATCGCCTGAAAAAGACCGGCTACATCTTTCAGCTCTTCAATTTGATCCCGATTTTGACGGCCGAGGAGAACGTCGCGCTGCCGTTGATGATCGCCGGCGTGTCCGCGGCCGAGCGCAAGGAGAGGGCGCGCGCGCTTCTGGAGTTGGTGGGTCTCAAGGACAAAGCCGGCAAGCGGCCCGACGAAATGAGCGGGGGCGAGCAACAGCGCGTCGCGATCGCTGTGGCGCTGGCGAACGATCCGCCGCTGCTTCTCGCCGACGAGCCCACCGGCAACCTCGACAGCAAGAACACTATCGTCGTCACCGACCTCCTGGTCTCGCTGGCCGAGAGATACGGCAAGACCGTCCTGATGGCCACACACGATTCCAAAGTCGCCGACAAAGTTCACAAGGTCTATCACATGGAGGACGGGAGGCTGAACGGGGGTTAA
- a CDS encoding ABC transporter permease, whose product MKFFWLVGARGFRAMLLTTLLALATLSALNLSSLYGLSSYVSGEVAKVPWDIRAFMGTDPSQAQVFRDIVAGHETIRKVETFTFLKIGIQKAMEVEIDGRRAPMSWLFFLASSSPDLMPPGFFPPSGKQATIVMLDGGYPFAPIARGGEIKIFISGEAGGRAKPFYDLKVSELGQIQRAELLKWSVNQLGPRSAPTFPTNAFLIVVSPEEMKNVVDAFVGFFEKNPQTAGYWLPFVTYLASIQRDKLLSFWDLQGSLGRIQSLVEQFSERGAPYRIAIESDLLALFTKGVEVAGFLRWVSLLISAPLLWVTWIFGSSIARLVALNERRLLGLLRLRGAPGKILGNCMQAAIICGGLLGGLLGYFLGPLVFLALRRPETGGGIGELFRVILDPSTLLGYVLVSVFMAWLAGRRAVGYVQSIGPREAVARVASSEAGTIQPRIGVLPLLSLLLGVYGLASWLFKFSGKAGFVDFVVSFSAPALFIYGFASVVAYLVPRVKALSAVMHRTAGRMSELAQRNIELKPHRVASIMAIAALVLSATLYPQSAFDIFSDTTLRTVKMRVGSDLNVMAEPADFGAENKPDLAQSIAGVKPLIEKIARLDGVRSAAPVYEFITSAVLPKNAVIYYLDTDAYLNTSYYENEIGVHAGFRQSIRSAAEGVVLSKDVADELKAKPGDPIMLELMPKPVPSTVTGVVNTLPGALRSFSEAGTTNLSYITDLFAIYPFVVSDVQNPIARELRGFVSRVILLIRVKEGYSTAKVEQQVRALLPGAPLRLLDQEVKKMKGDMFVSLSQENMRLYVLGGFLIALLALVSISTINFTESRRIYALLRLRGAMPRHLVGVSLADLLMPALLGGLLGSLLGLFAGFNVVHRIWMIPQQATPAIVASPSFFLSPQSIFMAATLLALFACAAVVLSLRVYRKSARVALSET is encoded by the coding sequence ATGAAGTTTTTCTGGCTCGTCGGCGCGCGCGGCTTTCGCGCCATGCTTCTCACCACGCTGCTCGCTTTGGCGACGCTTTCGGCGCTCAACCTCTCCTCGCTCTACGGCCTCAGCAGCTATGTCTCCGGCGAAGTGGCCAAGGTGCCCTGGGACATCCGCGCCTTCATGGGGACCGATCCGTCCCAGGCGCAAGTTTTTAGAGACATCGTCGCCGGCCACGAGACGATCCGCAAGGTAGAGACATTTACTTTCCTAAAAATCGGCATTCAGAAAGCCATGGAGGTGGAGATCGACGGCCGGCGCGCGCCGATGAGCTGGCTCTTCTTTCTCGCCAGCAGCTCGCCCGATCTCATGCCGCCCGGCTTTTTTCCCCCGTCCGGCAAGCAGGCGACCATCGTCATGCTCGACGGCGGCTATCCTTTCGCACCGATCGCGCGCGGCGGCGAGATAAAAATTTTCATTTCGGGAGAGGCGGGAGGCCGGGCAAAGCCTTTCTACGATCTCAAAGTCTCCGAGCTGGGACAGATCCAGCGGGCGGAGCTCCTCAAATGGAGCGTCAACCAGCTCGGCCCCCGCTCCGCGCCGACGTTTCCAACGAACGCCTTTCTGATCGTCGTCTCGCCCGAAGAGATGAAAAACGTCGTCGATGCGTTTGTCGGATTTTTTGAAAAAAATCCCCAGACCGCCGGCTACTGGCTTCCCTTCGTAACTTATCTCGCGTCGATTCAACGGGACAAGCTGCTCTCCTTTTGGGATCTCCAGGGCTCGCTCGGCCGCATCCAATCTCTGGTCGAGCAATTCTCCGAGCGCGGCGCGCCCTACAGGATCGCCATCGAGAGCGACCTCTTGGCGCTTTTCACCAAAGGCGTCGAGGTCGCGGGCTTCCTCCGCTGGGTGAGCCTCCTCATTTCCGCGCCGCTTCTCTGGGTCACCTGGATCTTTGGCTCGAGCATCGCCCGTCTCGTCGCGCTGAACGAAAGGCGGCTCCTCGGCCTGCTGCGGCTGAGAGGCGCGCCGGGAAAAATCCTCGGCAACTGCATGCAGGCCGCGATCATCTGCGGCGGTCTCCTCGGCGGGCTGTTGGGCTATTTTCTCGGGCCGCTGGTCTTTCTCGCCCTGCGCCGTCCGGAAACCGGCGGCGGCATCGGCGAGCTGTTCCGCGTCATCCTGGATCCATCGACCTTGTTGGGCTACGTTCTGGTGAGCGTCTTCATGGCCTGGCTGGCAGGCCGAAGAGCGGTCGGCTACGTCCAGTCCATCGGCCCGCGCGAGGCGGTCGCGCGCGTCGCCTCCTCGGAAGCCGGCACGATCCAGCCGCGGATCGGCGTATTGCCGCTGCTGTCGCTGCTCTTGGGCGTTTACGGCCTGGCCTCGTGGCTTTTCAAATTCTCCGGCAAGGCCGGCTTCGTCGATTTTGTCGTTAGCTTCTCCGCCCCCGCGCTGTTTATTTACGGCTTCGCATCCGTCGTGGCTTATCTGGTGCCGCGCGTTAAAGCGCTCTCCGCCGTCATGCATCGCACCGCCGGTCGAATGAGCGAGCTGGCGCAAAGAAACATCGAGTTGAAGCCGCATCGTGTCGCCTCGATTATGGCGATCGCCGCGCTGGTGTTGAGCGCCACGCTCTATCCGCAATCGGCCTTCGATATTTTTTCCGACACGACGCTGAGGACCGTGAAGATGCGCGTCGGCTCGGATTTAAACGTCATGGCCGAACCGGCCGATTTCGGCGCGGAGAATAAACCCGACCTGGCTCAATCCATCGCGGGCGTGAAACCGTTGATCGAGAAAATCGCCAGGCTCGACGGAGTGCGTTCCGCGGCGCCGGTCTATGAATTTATAACTTCCGCCGTACTGCCGAAAAACGCGGTCATTTATTACCTCGACACCGATGCTTACCTCAACACCAGCTACTATGAAAATGAGATCGGTGTGCATGCGGGCTTCCGCCAATCGATTCGCAGCGCCGCCGAGGGCGTGGTCCTCTCCAAGGACGTGGCGGACGAGCTGAAAGCGAAGCCGGGCGACCCCATCATGCTGGAGCTCATGCCGAAGCCGGTGCCGAGCACCGTGACCGGAGTCGTGAACACTCTGCCCGGCGCATTGCGCTCCTTCAGCGAGGCCGGCACCACCAATCTCAGCTACATCACCGACCTCTTTGCCATCTATCCGTTTGTCGTGAGCGACGTTCAAAACCCGATCGCGCGCGAGCTGCGCGGCTTTGTCTCGCGGGTAATCTTACTGATCAGAGTCAAAGAGGGCTACTCCACGGCCAAGGTCGAGCAGCAGGTGCGCGCGTTGCTTCCCGGCGCGCCGCTGCGTCTGCTCGATCAGGAAGTCAAAAAGATGAAGGGGGACATGTTCGTCTCCCTGTCGCAGGAGAACATGCGTCTTTACGTCCTGGGAGGTTTCTTGATCGCGCTGCTGGCGCTGGTCTCGATCTCGACGATCAATTTTACCGAGAGCCGGCGCATTTACGCTCTCCTCCGCCTGAGGGGCGCCATGCCGCGCCATCTCGTCGGCGTCTCTCTCGCCGATCTGCTGATGCCCGCGTTGCTGGGTGGCCTGCTCGGTTCTCTCCTGGGTCTCTTCGCCGGCTTCAACGTCGTGCACCGTATCTGGATGATTCCCCAGCAAGCCACCCCGGCCATCGTGGCCAGCCCCAGCTTCTTCTTGTCGCCGCAGAGCATCTTCATGGCCGCGACTCTCCTGGCGCTTTTTGCCTGCGCGGCGGTGGTCCTGAGCTTGAGGGTCTACCGTAAGTCTGCCCGTGTCGCCCTCAGCGAGACCTGA
- a CDS encoding amidohydrolase family protein, which produces MDRRRTKFILPAILVGLLFFHAERAYSQAKPAADPLVQYPQTILYNGKILTMDKDDKSFTVAQAVAIRDKTIIRVGKDPDVLKLAGPATRKINLAGKVATPGLIETHKHMQDSAMRDFLPKDLYVPSVEWDSKAVGLKQLKEAVAKYKAGEPVYVRIDTRWTQALKDTTRWDLDTVSANNPVFLLKKGVEDNLVINTKALEMILARFPEGLTGLVKDAKGIYTGLIVEDSYADGIIEWTFLPRQKYFGGVLADPYAKQMVAQVSMGVTTVSTRIFSFELDGYLHLDRQGKMIHRLAYSDTNARDIPHPEDYFLKLTAPIGHGSEMIWMIGVLPGSLDGSLSIREGRHCTSIPQQRKTPWGPYGECKIKKPELFNHRDAIMAIGKLGLRITGMHSEGDAATSAFLDLAEQIEKERGRPLSELKWTMDHCGMVNPKDWPRIKKLGIMMSCYAGQEAGPRRFETAVMHGEKVAREWAIPTNKMLKAGLQVVNESMRTPGISMWADLTGAGPDSKDKVYAPEEKLDRETFLLLSTRWAARYVLKEKELGSIETGKWADIVVWDRDIMKVPAEQLKEMQPLLTMIGGKMVYAHKDFAKAQNIKADILGPDAGADDRRAREFERGWDVNRILRKTGGE; this is translated from the coding sequence ATGGATAGACGGAGAACAAAATTTATCTTGCCGGCGATCTTGGTCGGGCTGTTATTTTTTCACGCCGAGCGAGCTTACTCCCAGGCCAAGCCGGCCGCGGACCCGCTGGTCCAGTATCCGCAGACGATTCTCTACAACGGCAAGATCCTCACCATGGACAAAGACGACAAGAGCTTCACCGTGGCCCAGGCCGTGGCCATACGGGACAAGACCATCATCCGGGTCGGCAAGGACCCGGACGTCCTCAAACTCGCCGGACCGGCGACGCGGAAAATCAACCTGGCCGGAAAAGTGGCGACGCCGGGACTGATCGAGACGCACAAGCACATGCAGGACTCGGCGATGCGCGATTTTTTGCCCAAGGACCTCTACGTGCCGTCGGTCGAGTGGGACAGCAAAGCGGTCGGATTGAAACAACTGAAGGAGGCCGTCGCCAAATACAAAGCCGGCGAGCCGGTTTACGTCAGGATCGACACCCGCTGGACGCAGGCTTTGAAGGACACGACCCGCTGGGACCTCGACACCGTCTCCGCCAATAATCCGGTCTTCCTCCTGAAGAAGGGCGTCGAGGACAACCTCGTTATCAACACCAAGGCGCTGGAGATGATCCTGGCGCGCTTTCCCGAGGGGCTCACCGGCTTGGTCAAGGACGCCAAGGGAATCTACACCGGACTCATCGTCGAAGACTCTTACGCGGACGGAATCATCGAGTGGACCTTTCTCCCGCGGCAGAAATATTTCGGCGGCGTGCTCGCGGACCCCTACGCCAAGCAGATGGTGGCGCAGGTAAGCATGGGCGTTACGACGGTCTCGACGCGCATCTTCTCTTTCGAGCTCGACGGCTATCTCCACCTCGACCGCCAGGGAAAGATGATTCACCGGCTCGCCTACTCCGACACCAACGCGCGCGATATTCCCCATCCGGAAGATTATTTTTTGAAGCTTACCGCCCCGATCGGCCACGGCAGCGAGATGATCTGGATGATCGGCGTGCTGCCGGGGAGCCTCGACGGCTCGCTGTCGATCCGCGAGGGCCGGCACTGCACCTCGATCCCGCAGCAGCGTAAAACCCCCTGGGGCCCCTACGGCGAATGCAAAATAAAAAAACCGGAGCTGTTCAATCACCGCGACGCGATCATGGCGATCGGCAAGCTGGGTCTGAGAATCACCGGCATGCACAGCGAGGGCGACGCGGCGACTTCCGCTTTTCTCGATCTCGCCGAGCAGATCGAAAAAGAGCGCGGCCGGCCTCTATCCGAGCTTAAATGGACCATGGACCACTGCGGCATGGTCAACCCCAAAGATTGGCCGCGCATCAAGAAGCTCGGCATCATGATGAGCTGCTACGCGGGACAGGAGGCCGGACCCCGACGCTTCGAGACCGCGGTTATGCATGGAGAAAAAGTCGCGCGGGAGTGGGCCATACCCACGAACAAAATGCTCAAGGCGGGTCTTCAAGTCGTCAACGAATCGATGCGCACGCCCGGCATCTCCATGTGGGCCGACTTGACCGGCGCCGGTCCGGACTCCAAGGACAAAGTCTACGCCCCTGAAGAAAAGCTGGACCGCGAGACGTTTCTCCTCCTCTCCACCCGTTGGGCCGCGCGCTACGTCCTTAAAGAGAAAGAACTCGGCTCGATCGAAACGGGGAAGTGGGCGGACATCGTCGTCTGGGATCGCGACATCATGAAAGTCCCGGCCGAACAACTGAAAGAGATGCAGCCGCTTCTGACCATGATCGGCGGCAAGATGGTCTACGCCCACAAGGACTTCGCCAAGGCGCAGAACATCAAGGCGGACATCCTGGGGCCCGATGCCGGCGCGGACGATCGACGGGCCAGGGAATTCGAGCGCGGCTGGGACGTGAACCGCATCCTCAGAAAGACAGGGGGCGAATAG
- a CDS encoding copper resistance protein CopC, with amino-acid sequence MNRIRLSFICLLLLFPSMGFAHAYLVKSIPAGRATLLHSPSRIQLWFNERLEPRFSKASVVDAGGTPVDLGDAKVAEEDPKQLSIGVKSLPPGKYVVRFRVLSVDGHTVEQDFPFTIRESR; translated from the coding sequence TTGAATCGAATCCGGCTGAGCTTCATTTGTCTCCTATTGCTTTTCCCGTCGATGGGTTTTGCCCACGCCTACCTGGTAAAATCCATCCCCGCCGGCCGCGCCACGCTGCTGCATTCGCCGTCGAGAATCCAACTCTGGTTCAACGAAAGGCTGGAGCCGCGCTTCTCGAAAGCTTCCGTCGTCGATGCGGGAGGGACGCCGGTCGATCTCGGCGACGCTAAAGTAGCTGAAGAAGATCCGAAGCAACTCTCCATCGGCGTCAAGTCGCTTCCTCCGGGGAAATACGTCGTGCGCTTCCGCGTCCTCTCCGTGGACGGCCACACAGTGGAGCAGGATTTTCCGTTTACGATCCGGGAGAGCCGGTAA
- a CDS encoding rhodanese-like domain-containing protein, whose protein sequence is MLRSTDRRAPYALLLTCLGLLFWPASAGAEHDQDALIAYTLTPERAKLFLDVGEKVIFIDLRPATEFRKKRLPGARSVPKSDLEKQFGKIPRAGRVIIYCDCPAKEIDAAYAFLEAKGYRNVSVMEEGFAGWVKRKYPVESGLIN, encoded by the coding sequence GTGCTTCGTTCAACCGACCGCCGCGCGCCTTACGCCCTGCTGCTGACATGTCTAGGCTTGCTGTTTTGGCCCGCCTCGGCCGGCGCGGAGCACGATCAGGACGCGCTCATCGCCTATACCCTGACTCCCGAGCGCGCCAAACTTTTTCTCGACGTCGGCGAGAAAGTTATTTTTATCGATCTGCGGCCGGCGACGGAATTTCGCAAGAAGAGATTGCCCGGCGCCCGCTCGGTCCCCAAGTCGGACTTGGAAAAGCAGTTCGGCAAGATCCCGCGCGCCGGCCGGGTCATCATCTATTGCGATTGCCCGGCGAAAGAGATCGACGCCGCGTACGCCTTTCTCGAAGCCAAGGGATACCGCAACGTGAGCGTGATGGAAGAGGGATTTGCCGGCTGGGTGAAACGGAAATATCCGGTTGAGAGCGGTCTCATAAATTGA